From Camelus dromedarius isolate mCamDro1 chromosome 2, mCamDro1.pat, whole genome shotgun sequence, one genomic window encodes:
- the HES1 gene encoding transcription factor HES-1, with product MPADIMEKNSSSPVAATPASVNTTPDKPKTASEHRKSSKPIMEKRRRARINESLSQLKTLILDALKKDSSRHSKLEKADILEMTVKHLRNLQRAQMTAALSTDPSVLGKYRAGFSECMNEVTRFLSTCEGVNTEVRTRLLGHLANCMTQINAMTYPGQPHPALQAPPPPPPGPGGPQHAPFAPPPPLVPIPGGAAPPPGGAPCKLGSPAGEAAKVFGGFQVVPAPDGQFAFLIPNGAFAHSGPVIPVYTSNSGTSVGPNAVSPSSGPSLTADSVWRPWRS from the exons atgccagctgatataatggagaaaaattcCTCGTCCCCGGTGGCTGCTACCCCAGCCAGTGTCAACACGACACCGGATAAACCAAAGACAGCATCTGAACACAGAAAG TCTTCAAAGCCTATCATGGAGAAAAGACGAAGAGCGAGGATAAATGAAAGTCTAAGCCAGCTGAAAACACTGATTTTGGATGCCCTTAAAAAAGAT AGCTCGCGGCATTCCAAGCTGGAGAAGGCGGACATTCTGGAAATGACAGTGAAGCACCTCCGGAACCTGCAGCGGGCGCAGATGACGG CCGCCCTTAGCACAGACCCGAGCGTGCTGGGGAAGTACCGCGCCGGCTTCAGCGAATGCATGAACGAGGTGACCCGCTTCCTGTCCACGTGCGAGGGCGTTAACACCGAGGTGCGCACCCGGCTACTCGGCCACCTGGCCAACTGCATGACCCAGATCAACGCCATGACCTACCCGGGGCAGCCGCACCCCGCCTTGcaggcgccgccgccgcccccgcctgGACCCGGCGGCCCGCAGCACGCGCCGTTCGCGCCTCCACCGCCGCTCGTGCCCATCCCCGGGGGTGCGGCGCCCCCTCCCGGCGGCGCGCCCTGCAAGCTGGGCAGCCCAGCTGGAGAGGCGGCTAAGGTGTTCGGCGGCTTCCAGGTGGTGCCGGCTCCTGACGGCCAGTTTGCCTTCCTCATCCCCAACGGGGCCTTCGCTCACAGCGGCCCCGTCATCCCAGTCTACACCAGCAACAGCGGGACCTCTGTGGGCCCCAACGCAGTGTCGCCTTCCAGCGGCCCCTCGCTCACGGCGGACTCCGTATGGAGGCCGTGGCGGAGCTGA